cactacacactctacaggtATGTTTCTACGCCATAACCATACAGGTAGatctccacaccacaaccatacaggtaggtctccacaccacaaccatacaggttggtctccacaccacaactatacaGGTAGTTCtcctcaccacaaccatacaggttggtctccacaccacaaccatatagataggtctccacaccacaaccatacaggtaGGTCTCCACACGACAACCATACAGGTAggtctccacaccacaaccatacaggtaGGTCTCCACACGACAACCATACAGGTAggtctccacaccacaaccatacaggtaggtctccacaccacaaccatacaggtaGGTCACCATACCACAACCATATATTCGGTCTCCATACCACAACTATACAAATGGTCTCTACACCAAAATCATACAGGTAGGTCTCCACACCACAACCCTACAGTCAATCTCCTCACCACAATCATACAGTCAGTCTCCTCACCACAATCATACAGTCGGTTtcctcaccacaaccatacagtcgGTCTCCTCATCACAACCATACAGTCGGtctcctcaccacaaccacacagtcggtctcttcaccacaaccatacagtcgGTCTCCTTACCACAACCATACAGTTGGTCTCCACATCACAACCATACAGTCGGTCtcctcaccacaaccatacaatcagtctccacaccacaaccatacagtcggtctccacaccacacccatacagtcagtctccacaccacaaccatactgtcggtctccacaccacacccatacagtcggtctccacaccacaaccatacagttgGTCTCCAAACCATAACCATACCTTCGATCTCCAAACCACATCGATACCTTCTATCTCCACACCACAACCGTACAGTCGGTCACCTCAACCAAACATGTTGGactccacaccacaaccatacagtcgGTCTCCACACCTCAACCATACAGTTGGTCGCCATACCACAACCATACAGGTAggtcaccacaccacaactatacaggtaggtctccacaccacaaccatacaggtaggtctccacaccacaaccatacaggtaGGTCTCCACACAACAACCCATACAGGTTGGTCGCCACACTACAACCATACAGGTAggtctccacaccacaaccatacaggtaggtcaccacaccacaaccatacaggtaggtcaccacaccacaactacacaggtcggtctccacaccacaaccatataATCGGTCTCCCACACCATAACCATTCAGGTAggtctccacaccacaaccatacaggtaGATCTCCAAACCACATCCATACATGTAGGTCTCGACACCATAACCATACATGTAGACGTGCACACTACAACAATACATGAAGTTCTCCACACTATAACCATACATGTATGTCTGCACTCCACAATCATATATGAAGGCATTCACACTACAACCATTCAGTCGGTCTCCGCACCACAACCATGCAGGTCTAATCTCCACAAACATACAGATAGGCCTGCACACTAGTCATTCAATtggtctccacaacactaccatacagACGGTCTCCACACCACGACTATACATTAAGGTCTCCACTCCACAACCATACAGTCGGTATGCAAACCACAACCATAAACTCGATCTCCACAACACAGTCATACATATAGGTCTCCACACGCCAACAAGACATGTTGGactccacaccacaactattcaatcggtctccacaccacaaccattcaGTCAGTCTTCACACCACAACCATTCAGTCAGTCttcacaccacaaccatacagtcgGTCTCTACACTCCAACCATACATGGAGGTACCGCAGATGGATCTCCCACACAAAACGGTAATGGTTTCTACCATATATGTGGTTTATGGTAGCTCTACAATACGGATGACTCATTGTGATAAAGAATCACCCTCACACTTTTGTGGGATTGTAATTGTCATTACAATCATTTTCCTCCCAGTAAAGTGGAACCCATAAAACAACTGATGTGTTAAATGTTATGCAAATATATATTTTGCCCAGCTCTTATACTGAAATATAACAGTTATGAAAATTTACTTGAAAACGAATATATAATTTTTGCCTGTTTGACTTCTGTTAAAAGTTGATTTTAATTTTAGAGAGAATGAGTTGACAAGTATCATTAACAACTGTAATGTAAACAGATAACGCAAATCGGTGGGCAGCCGCTCCATGTGGAAAACATTTCCTCGTACCACAGGAAGGAAGAGGAGTCAATACCTGGACGTGAGAAGAAGGAGCCAACGCAGGAAGAGACCTGACCAAGAGGGAACACAAAAACGAAGAAGAAACGAAGCGCAGTTGACATACTCAAGGGCAATGGCTTTAACAAAATATTTGAGTGATTTCTGCACCTtggctgcatctccagcttgctgATGCTGTGCCGCAACCCTCAACACATCATCTCTCCACTCAAACTTCAATCATTTATCAACATCCATCAATTTCATGACTGACAAACAGCTATCCGTCTATGTATTTCATCAttcaattaattattattattattattattattattattattattattattattattattattattattattattattattattattattattattattaattcttcATGAATTATTAATATATAAAGTACGACATTCTTTATACAGTAAAAACAGAATGATTTATGGATCGTGTAGAACAGTGGGTAGAGTCGTCGGCTCATGTGAACCAAGGATCCTTGCTACGATTTTTGGGAGAGACAGATGGTTAGGCACGTTTCCTTTTCCTGAtagcctgttcacctagtagtaaataggtacccaggagttaggcagcTATTGCGggatgcatcctggggagggtgagAAGTTGGCTTAAACTGCTAGAGGGACCTTGGTAGGCCTAACAGCCTTTTTGTCCTCGACTGTGGGCAACAATATAGTGAAATGTTACATAGCATTGCAATTCTACACCAACCAACTGGTAGAAATGAAACTTAAAAATTAACAATTACTACAATTAAACtgtaattaataatataaattttacCATAAATACCGTCAGGTTCACAGACGCTGTTATTTTAAGCAAAACTATTAGCTATGGGGATATTCCCTACCGCTAGTTATATAACTAAATTCAATTCCAAGGACAATTGACCTCCACATCAAGATAAACACCATATTTTATCAATACCCGGAGAACTATCTAACAGAAAACATGGGTATTTAGGTTAGAATAAGCGAAGAGCCCAGCCACCACGTCTGTCCAACTCCATACCACCGATTCAACTGACTCTCCATCGGGGTTGCCAAAAGTATTTTAAAGAATGTACCAAAAATGTTAACTATAAAGTACGAAATTTTACTGAAAAATACCAAATTGACAATTTAACATAAAATAAGAATAATATTGATAAATACTTGGTCAGTCTTATGTACCAAATACATATTTTAATGagtttttttctgttttatagCCTATTTGTATGTGTAATATTCCCTTGTACTTCACATACACAGTATTTACAAAATGTTTTATCCTAGTCTCTCTCTTACTTTCAACGATCCTCTCGCAAATTCGTTAATGAAGCAATATATTTTGTTACACATTATGTTCATTTTTTACTTTTGTAATATTTTCTCCGTGGGAGCAGAAAACGATCCGCCAGAATCTTTTTCACTATATCACAGTTTTGGTTTCGTTTCTGAGGCATTATAGTGGGGATTTAAATTATCACAACAAGAACCACCTCACAATAAACAACCACGTCACAAAAACGCGCCCCAATGCCTGGTCAGCAACCTGACTGTCCTCGCCAGTGTTGACATTGACGCCACCATTCTTAAGGCCAGTGTTGACATTGATGCCATCATACTTGAGGCCAGTGTTGACATTGATGCCACCATACTTGAGGCCAGTGTTGATATTGATAGCAACATTCTTAAGGCCAGTGTTGACATTGATGCCACCATACTTGATGGCAGTGTTGACATTGATGCCATCATACTTGAGGCCAGTGTTGACATTGATGCCACCATACTTGAGGCCAGTGTTGATATTGATAGCACCATTCTTAAGGCCAGTGTTGACATTGATGCCACCATACTTGATGGCAGTGTTGACATTGATGCCATCATACTTGAGGCCAGTGTTGACATTGATGCCACCATACTTGAGGCCAGTGTTGATATTGATAGCACCATTCTTAAGGCCAGTGTTGACATTGATGCCACCATACTTGATggcagtgttgacattaatgccaCCATACTTGATGGCAGTGTTGACATTGATGCCACCATACCTGGTGCCAGTGATGACAAATGTTGACATTGATGCCATCATATTTGAGgccagtgttgacattaatgccaCCATACTtgggtcagtgttgacattaatacCACCATACACGAGGACAGTGTTGACATTGCCAAATTGCCAGATGAGGCCTGACGAcaaatttagtttagttcatttattatgcaccccatacccatcttgtgggcagtagaggaaagggttacagaggcgcataatggggctcagggactgaaccaccaaattcatttagctaagcaatttTCACTCTTTATGAGTTAGATACGAAATTCAATACACAGTGTCACATCATCATTggattcgagatcgacctcaagtacagtttcttaattaagcaactgacatatgtggagagctaataTCACAATTTATATGTCTGTCCTCCACGCCTGGTAGAGGCGTGGCATTTAACAGCTGGGTGgaaagcgcttcggattcgtaatccagaggttccgggttcgatccccggtgaaagcagagacaaatgggcaaaaatgtttctttcaccctgatgctcctgttacctagcagtaaataggtacctgggagttagacagctgctacgggctgcttcctaggggtggaggcctgggcgaggactgggccgcggggacactaagccccgaaatcatctcaagataaccttttgaTAGATAAGattcacaccgccccccatccagtgggcagcggtggataggtaggttacaatcacttagttactacctacagttagcaaactggggatatttgactACGATTTCTGGTAGCAtattattttgaataaaatatttgCACATCTCTGAaaaatttgttatagaattgtctccgaATTCATTTATCTTTCTGCACTCCATCAGGGTGTGCAAATTATTTTGTTGACACagattacatttggtcaggtctacatcagcagataatgattattcccagagatacttgtaaccgagtctaaaccgagcagtagtaacatctagaagtctgctgattttattggatgatccatagataagtggcttctcttgcatgatagtatgatgatagatggaattactggtgtcaatttcactttgcctcagaactacaacattttgttgaagttctacaataaaacaaaaaaagtcattatattaaaATGTAGTTAGTTAATTTTATTTGAATGCCAATAGCAATGCTATATTTTTTGTACAGTCCCATGGGCTTTTCTAGTTatatcaagggttgaatttgtttTTTTTAATATGGAATTATAGCGCCAAGCAAATATCGATCTTTGAAATAAGATCATTGGAATAAGAGACAGCATAAAAAAATTGTTCCATATTTCTCACATCCCTCCCTAAACACCCCAGCAAATGTCCCACAGTTTTCCCTAAGTCTTCCCAGTCACTCATGCACTATTCAACATATGATTTTGCAAAAACTATATTTATCCAAAGGGCATCCAGCAAAGTACCCCCACTCCCACCTAAATACCAGATGCATATCAACAACAATCTTGCAaaaactctatttatttaaaataatgagAAAATTATGTTACAAATTTATATTGACATTATATTTGACATATAAAATGCCTCTATTTGAATgaaaaaaataatgaattataatgCTTTTACAATACATATTACATACAAACTTTAGCGCATtcataataatatattttaataaatcAGGTTTGGCTGGCGTTCTCAATGCTAGTATTTATATCAAATAATAACAGACTATGTgtaacagtattattattattacttttaatatttgtaatatctctctctctctctctctctctctctctcttttcccatcCCATATTTTGATTTCTTCTCATTCATCTAGTGTTCCTCATTTACACCAGAATGCAGAGCCACTTGTTTACAGGCCCACATTCAATTCCCAACATCCAAGCTTTTTGGACATAGTAAATGCTGTGCATTGGATTTTgtaaactagctcatcaagattgctaAATCTTGCTTTAGTTAAATGAATTGtgcggggttcagtccctgagtccCATTATGCATCTCTGTAGCCctttccactatcgcccacaagatgggtatgggttgcataaTAAACCATctaaactaacattcaattatattaTCAAACTTGTGCAAAAACCtatacaatcacatttgcaaactAGCAcaaattcattttagcaagttcgttTACACATTTTTGGTGTTTGTTTTCTTGCtcgagctaaatgaattgttgggttcagtcccagAGTCCATTACCCGCAACTGTAGCCCTTTCCACTACCCACCCCACAAGATGACTATGGGGTAcaaaataaattaactaaactagcattcaattatattctcaaaaTTTATACAAACCCATACAATTACTTATGCAAactaacacaaattcattgagcaagtttaactattcgcatactttgcgtcattatataatggaatacaaAAAGTCCCTATTATATAACACTattaatggagtccaagaaatgtgcaagttctttatttataATGAcgtgctgccaggaatcttagtgaAGTAACTAAAATATTTGCATACTGTGGGTAAAGGATGCACATGACTCCCAAGTTGGGCGGGTGTGGAGCAGACTAGCAACTGCGAGACAAGGCTTAGATGTaaaaaatgccttgcatagagaccgttgcaagcctcttgttgaatcacttgtgatataaaaagaatattgatatgtatatgtgtctgtgtacatgtgtgcatgtgtatgtaACAGTGGAAATCGCATAATTAGCTTTCAAGAGAC
This is a stretch of genomic DNA from Procambarus clarkii isolate CNS0578487 chromosome 45, FALCON_Pclarkii_2.0, whole genome shotgun sequence. It encodes these proteins:
- the LOC138350481 gene encoding uncharacterized protein — encoded protein: MVALMSTLASNMMASMSTFVITGTRYGGINVNTAIKYGGINVNTAIKYGGINVNTGLKNGAININTGLKYGGINVNTGLKYDGINVNTAIKYGGINVNTGLKNGAININTGLKYGGINVNTGLKYDGINVNTAIKYGGINVNTGLKNVAININTGLKYGGINVNTGLKYDGINVNTGLKNGGVNVNTGEDSQVADQALGRVFVTWLFIVRWFLL